The following coding sequences lie in one Terriglobia bacterium genomic window:
- a CDS encoding electron transfer flavoprotein subunit alpha/FixB family protein — translation MIFVIAEHKDNKLKSITSELLVFAQRAGRDFGQPVSAVVLGENTTSLAEELKSKKIDRVVTIDDPQLAEYNPDAYVEALKSLCEKEPPFLVLIGHTTQGMDFAPRLSVALRRPLIAGCVEYEKQGDRLILTRQIFNAKMNMKTAVRGEPPYFATASPGAFPGDEVEAGGSAEIVPFSVSLTAPGRRKLIERVEAPKGKADLSSAPIIVSGGRGLKEKENFSLIFELAEAIGGSVGASRPVVDAEWLPREYQIGSSGQTVSPKLYIAIGISGAIQHLVGMQTSRCIVAINKDVEAPIFKVAHYGIVDDLFKVVPALTRIFKDLRQA, via the coding sequence ATGATTTTCGTTATTGCCGAGCACAAAGACAACAAACTCAAATCGATCACTTCTGAACTGCTGGTCTTTGCACAGCGTGCCGGCCGCGACTTCGGTCAGCCCGTTTCGGCGGTTGTTCTGGGCGAAAACACCACCTCGCTCGCAGAGGAGCTGAAAAGCAAAAAGATCGATCGCGTCGTTACCATCGACGATCCTCAATTGGCGGAGTACAACCCGGATGCATACGTCGAAGCGTTGAAATCACTCTGCGAAAAAGAGCCGCCATTTCTGGTATTGATCGGCCACACCACCCAAGGCATGGATTTTGCTCCACGCCTGTCGGTGGCGCTGCGGCGGCCCTTGATCGCGGGCTGCGTGGAATACGAAAAACAGGGCGACCGCCTGATCCTTACGCGCCAGATTTTCAACGCAAAGATGAACATGAAGACGGCGGTTCGAGGTGAGCCGCCTTATTTCGCCACCGCTTCGCCGGGGGCATTCCCGGGTGACGAGGTCGAGGCGGGCGGCAGTGCGGAGATCGTCCCTTTCTCCGTTTCATTGACTGCGCCGGGAAGGCGGAAACTTATCGAGCGCGTCGAGGCGCCGAAAGGGAAGGCCGATCTGAGCTCCGCGCCGATCATCGTCTCGGGCGGCCGCGGCTTGAAGGAGAAGGAGAACTTCTCCCTGATATTTGAGCTGGCGGAAGCCATCGGCGGATCCGTCGGCGCCTCCCGCCCCGTCGTGGATGCGGAATGGCTGCCACGCGAATATCAGATCGGCAGCTCGGGGCAGACGGTTTCTCCGAAACTCTATATCGCCATTGGGATTTCCGGCGCGATTCAGCATCTGGTGGGCATGCAAACCTCACGCTGCATTGTCGCTATCAATAAAGACGTGGAGGCGCCGATCTTCAAAGTGGCGCATTACGGCATCGTCGACGATTTATTCAAGGTCGTTCCCGCTTTGACCAGGATTTTCAAGGACCTAAGGCAAGCATAA